The DNA segment CGAAAAACAGCAGCAAGGAAAAGCTATTTATTCAGACTTTTTTTTGTTGGCTGGCTATAGATAATGATGCATCGTGTGATCTATCACTTATTGGAGGAAGTCGGAAACCTGATAGTCCATAAGGCCCCCGGAACTTCTGAGACGCAAGTAGCTGGGCAGGCTGAAGTGTTGAACATCTTTGAGCTTAAAGGAAGGAGCAAGTCGGTCGGCGGTGACGTAAAGATTGCTGGCTGCAGGGTAATAGAGGGTCAAGTTAGCAAATCGGCAACGTTCAGGCTACTGAGAAGTGCGGAAGTTGTGTTTGAAGGATCTTGTACATCTCTCAAGAGGGAGAAACAAGACGTGGATAGAGTAGGGAAAGGGAACGAATGCGGACTCGTGATAAACGAGTTCGATGATTTCCGAATCGGAGACGTTGTCCAGTGCTTGGAGCAAGTAGTTAGAAAGCCTAAGTTCATTTCGACCGAGAGTGGTGCTGTTCGGATTGAGTGCTGATTATCCAGTGCTTGGAGCTAGTTAGGAAGCCCGAGTTCATTTCGAACAAGAGTGGTGCTAGTTAGGAAGCCCGGGTACATTAAAAGTGAAACACAGCATTCTGTATTATCTGTATCttcttaatttaaattatggTCCAGTACTTTGTAGATTGATTATACAGATTACTTTGACTGTGTATTGGTAGATTGTGCATAATTTACTTAATAAGGATTGAATTTGAACCCTGAGTCACGAGGGGGAAGTTTTGAGTACGGCTGGGGTTTTGGCTCTCTTCTTATTGCCAGTGCTCGCCAAGGATACTTATATTTCTGAAAATGCCTTAATGCCTGGTTAGCCACTTCACTTTCTCTGCTTCAGTTACTTCTTTCGGATGCTAAATCTATGCTTTTTACAGGTTCTGCTAGTTCTATGCTTTTTAATTATGACATTTCAGAAGCAAATAGATTGGTTAAGGACTTGAGTAGATCGAATCCAGGATCCAAGAACTAAGGTATGTATGTACATTGtatcttcttttctctctaCAATACTTAGGATCTATGGTTCTAGAAAACTGAAAAGAAAAATTTACAGTATAGCTACTCGTAATGCTTTACATGAAAGCGAATGTTGGAGACACAAAATTAGGATAAATTGAGCTTGCAAAGATAAGAATACTGAGATGGATGAGTAGGCACACAGATAATGAGTCGATTGGCATGGCactattaaaaataaaacaagagAAGAATGCTCGAGGCGGTTTGGACATATTTAACACTAGTCTATGGATGCTCCCATGTGTAAATTTGAGAAAATAAAGCTTGAGATATAGCTATGTAGGGCTAGGGCAATCAAGGATAGGGGAAGACCAGGATTAAATTGGATAAATACATCTTTCAGAGATCTTGAaagcatagttgttaaaggcgcctCTCAGGCGTGCCTCAAGGTAGTGAGCCTTGATTGCAGAAAGCGAGGTCCTGTTTAAAAGGCTCTCGCCTTGTGCGCCTCGCCTGAGCCTTGGAGCCTGAATCAATGTGTTTtcacaaggttttttttttttaaaatgttttgTGTAAAACAAATGTTTGACTAATCTCAACCGCTAATCTAATTTAAATGAGATTAATCTTAACCCTTGATCTAAATAAGAATATCAAGACATATAACTAAATATAGAAAGACTAGAGAGGGATTAAAAGCAGTCACGTAAAGAAGACTCTCCTCCCCTCCACTCAAAAAGAAACTATGACAGACACACATAAGAACACACAGAAGAATCTCAAGTGACAAATGAATGATTATTAGTTTAGTAGCCTTAggttaagaattttttttaaaggtaGATTAGATAGTTAAGAATGCTTACTTCTATTTGAGAGGTCCTATGTTCAACTCCCttcaacctcattttcttttaattttttttattaattttaattttatttttcaataattataaaaacatgttaccattattaattaatttaaatggattctttatttttattttgataacacttttgaattcatttttattacgtctttaccattaaaaaaaagtaaacatgtttaattttctattagttcaatgctagtttctaaaaaaaatgataacatttttacagttttaatgcgttggaggctaatttttttttgtctagcccgttaccgtcaaccgcacagttaatttcgttttttttttgacgttttgaatttttttttactgatatgtttgagccccgggTCATCTGGAGTCTTGGTTCGGCCACTGTGCATGCGCCTTGCGTTGCGCCTTGAGcccctttaataactatgcttGAAAGGAACTAGAATGAATAGAAAAGAAGAATCCAAATACTCAAACTCAAGTAGCCGGGAATAGGGCTGGTTGTTATGGACCTTATGCTTACACAACATTGTAGCTTGAGTTCCCAGCCTTCTAAAGCTAATATATGTTGCTTCATTTGGCTTAAGATTTTCATGTGTACTGGGAGCAAGCCTCCCCTGTCAATTTTTCGTGACCTCTCAGTCAcatgacaacaacgtttaccgttgcgccaaggctcgccagTTATTCTTTCTATAACATCTCCAAGTAAATCTTCTTCATTCTTGTTGACACATTTACCAGTTTTTGTCCCATGTTTTTACTTATGAGCTAAACATGCAAATCAGTAGATCAGATAAACTTTTCTAAATGATAATAAGAAACCTGCTGAAAGAGCATGAAAttggataaatatatatcaaagagaAATTAACTTATGTATGATATGATTAAAGAGAATGAATACATAATTGATTGAGAAATCAAAGATTTCTGAGCTGCCTTAGATTGACAGGAGAAATGTATTTTTCATCTCCATCAAGCAATTGCTTAGCTAGCATAAGATTGGCAGCCTCACTTGGATGGTAAGGATCCCAAAAAACATGCTTGGTTCTATCTGCACACATACTTGAAGTTGGTCCACATGGAATTATCCCTGCAAATTGTCCTCCATTTCCACAGCATGCTCTCGTTGCTGTTGTAAACCCTACATTTCAATTTCGGATCACGTGGTCAAGAGTTCAAATCATAGCAATTGTATTTATTAACGTGTAGATGAACTCGTGTCACACACACTTTAAGCTCAGATCTCTAACGACTTAAGCTTATGTAATTACATACCATATTTGTCGTAATTCGTGATGAGTTCCATGACGAGATCATAGACATTGGCATGAACAAAGGTAGATCCAGGGAGAGTATCAGTCAATTGAGCAAGTAAGTCTTTCAATTTTGCATTGTATTGAAGTGCCATGTTATTTGCCAAATCCACACATTCATTTTCTTTCAGTTGATTTATTGTCTTTTGATACGGTATGCACCCTATCGGTCCGACATTTCCCAGCACAAATTTCCGAGCATCCAATCGATATAGTCTCTGCCATaaacatcaattaattaaattaaacacTTATCCTCGTTTCCGTTGGGGTGGATTCCCGACGGATATAAAGAATTACTGCAATGTACTTACAGTGAGCTGGTCTTTTAAATGGCTAAGCATATCATCAATGAAAGCATCAGGAGTTTCAGTGATTCTTGCTCCAACAGAGAGAACTGGAAGTAAATAATTGTTTAGGAAATCATTTGCTCCAACTGTAATTGAGAAGATGGATTTCTTCATCATGTAATCTCTTGCCTTTGATGCACCCAacaatttatcaaactgttttctcgtGGTGTTGAAATTATCAACTTGAATGTCCATTCCTATCCTATTCACCTAAATTTAAAATGCAAAAGTTTAATTTAGCATTAATTCGagatattattaaataaataaatacaaggaTTAAGTCTAAATTTGTCCctaatatttttgggaagtacAAATGTATTCTTAATCTataaaaaaatggtaaaattcgATCCATGTAAGCTCgctttttaatctttttttccCCTACCTAGACCAGAAAAAGATGTATAACCTGTTATCTGCCGGAGATGGGTGGATAGAGGCGTCACTATAAACAGGGTCTAGAGGCTCTAGCCAAAACTATAAATTATGGGACTCTAGGGTGGAAATCTCTGATACGAAAACACGATTTATAGAGAAAACCCGACTGATACGATATGATtgacacgaaaatcatttttctagcatttataacatataaaaccatatggaacatatgtatgagataacacgattttgacacaaAACGCGAAATTGCCACCTTTACTAGTTTTAGTGATCTACCCATAGGAGAGAGCCGGGTAGCTTTATATGCGAAAAGAAAGCAGTGaaaacaaatttttatatgataaaaaaaattatatcttcaatttatccaatttatatAGGCTTATATAGTTATGAATATTTTTCTTTCAATGTTAAACATAATCAATAAATCTTTTTAACAAAATCCAATACTAATTATAGGATTCAGCAGTATAATggtatttcaaataaaattgaatgtgtaatatttaatttgattaatattcAGATCAATTTTCCATTCagcttttttaaaatttaataatataattcttaatttaaaaattaaattaatatgtaatacTTTCAATAAATACAAACTTAATTGAGCTTCAAAAATATTTGGGCCTTCGGCCCTAGACCATGACCTTAGCGCCTGCCCCTTGGGTCGGTCTTGACTATAAGGGGTGGTTCCGGATAGCTAGAGGTACACCGACACTTATGTAAATGTTAGGAATAAAaaatgttaggaataaaattttACGGTTTCTTatgttaaaagtaaatttatacttctaaaaaatgttagaaaaatAATTGGACCTTattctataaataaataaaagatgaTTTCTTTGTACTAACAAATATTCTTCCAGTGGCATTCAAAATTCCTCCTCCTCCAGAAGCATAATTCACACCATATAGTATAGCTTTTCCGGTGGCATTTGGGGCCAGAAATGGGATAGCATAGTTTGGTATTCCTAGTTCTTCCCctaattaaacaaaattaacCAAATTAATCACACACACcaaaacaacaataataattagTAGCAAGAATATTTCAAACTTACCTACAATGTCACCAATTGTTCTACCATTGGTATACCGGCCGGTAGGGGTACCACCAGAAGCAGTAAAATCGATCCCATTAGGTCGGATATCGGCCTTAGACAAAGTTTGGAGATAGTTATTATTTCCGGCATCAACTAACGAATCACCGAAGATAAAAGAAGCTCCCAACGTATTATTATCATCACCATTTGCTACATAAAACCTCAAATTGgtaataataaaaacaacaaaaaccaaAGTCTTTAAGGCCATCATGGCTTGTCCAATTCTAAAACTATGTCCTAAAAGAGAGTATTTATTATGTAATCAGAAGGATCATCCATAGATAAAACTTGCAAGATTACTTAAAGTTGCATTTGGTATGACCtgtttttagaattaattaaataGGCAAGAAGATTAAATGGGGTAGTTTATCAAACTTTGTCACAAATTTCTCTAGGTGTAATGAAATATTGGATTTTTGATTTTATAATCACTTGAAAGTCAAAGaaagttcacttaattaattatgtattttaaattgaGAATGTTATAGTCTTGTTTGGTTTAGGGGGTTGGAAAATCCATGAACAAGCTAAGTGCTTGTATTGGGCTTCAACAATTTTCTGTCAAATAGTTCAAGTATAAATTTTCTCTTGCTTGTAACAACTAAACATATTTATGGGTCGGGTTGACGCGGGGTCATGTCACACCGAACAAGTTAACTAGCAATTTAGGCGGGTTGGggttaaaaatcaaatcatcTGAATAAGTccatctaaaaaaaattattttttcaataataaaattaaaatttatacctaaaatataggtatttaatatatataaatatttaataacaaATGTTCTAAAAATATAGGATTTGTATATTTCTATTTATTGTATATTTCAATTTTAGCTAAATAGATGGTCTCATTATTATTATGGTAATAAATTCCTTTCTTATCCACGATTAGTTAAATCGAATTCTATTAATGACTACCTATACTTCTTTTAAGTTTCAAAGGCacacaagttcataacttagATTCTGTGAGAGAGAGATTGATATTCAAAGAGAGTGGAAGaagagaatttatgtcgctgacacgacttgatttcacggttttatatgatggttcatgttagccgaccccgaatcatttcgggactaagactttattgttgttgttgttatcgATATCCTACTTGATCCAAGACCGATTTGAATGTCAGAGTGTCCACCTTATTTTTCAAGTATCTCGCATCCGGACTAGAGTGTTCAGACTCAAATTAAAGATATTCGATCTTAGACATTGTACTTTTATTCAGGATCAAGTCATGTAGATCAAATGATATGGTTTACcctaaatttttttaacaatttatcaaaatatatatatatatatatatatattaataggGCATACCaaattaggataaaaaaatgagattttaatttttatttacatttatcaAAATCATGTATTTTATcactatataattttaaaatcttaaaatatcataactttatttttgtttttatcaaattttcagTTACTCACTTAAGGGTGCCttttatggttactttgtttttgacaaagtaccattacttagtgtgttttcatcattggatgatggattagaaaattaatccaatggtgaaaatatacaaagtaaggcttactttgttaaaaacaaagtaagcatagcctttaccctCACTTAAGGggaaaaaaacagttttttttatttttatttttatggggATGATATTTAACAGCTCACTTTATTTACTCTATTTATAATTAGCGAATCAGATCTAATATTACCTTGGACTTAGGTTTATATGCGCCTATGACCAAATCTTGTGCCAATAATTTTGTTTGGGATGGGCCTAATCAAAATAGTCAAAAGCCCATATCTAGACATTGCATATAGTAAGAAAATTTCAAATACCTTCAACCCACAAGACACATATACTCTCCATAATAGTGTTAATACTCAATTTATTTTGCTGGTCACCATTTAGGCTCTATTAGTTCTAAgccttaaaataattttaatttctacttttataattttaataaaacttaTCTAATTACGATTCACCAAATTTATTTAATCTGTCAATGTTAAGATTCATGTTCTATATTTAATTTATCCTCCTTATAGGACCTCATTTTAGCTCTTTCATTTAATATGCTCATTTAATAAGTGTTGTTTTCACACTAAATTAGACTAAAATGTCAAGTTTATAGACAAAATTAGTATCTAATGATGTGGCAGAATCCTGCAAATTCCTCAACAAACATGCAATAAGATAGAAAAATGAATCAAAGGAGGGGTTGAGGCCCGACGATCTCACTCCGATACCTAAGTTAGTTTTTAAGGACGTGGGAATGAAGACAACATTGATCAAAAGCTATAAGAAATGAGCTACTGCTTCAATATTTACTTTGGAGATTGTCTCATTCTATTTATAACGTACATGAGTTGGATAAAGCTGTTACGCCCTAGGTTTGTGGTAACACGTATTGCCTATTAATAGGTTGCGTCATAATGTCATTGAGTGGGAATCAATAACATTCAAACCTACCGTTTCGCTAAGGACGGGGTTGGTGGTAACATGTTGTAATGGTATGATTTTGGGCGAGATATGTTACGATGCCTGAATCATGTTATGTAGCAAAATCCTATAGATGATCGCGTAAAAACTCATGATAATGCCACCTGGTTTATCTTATATTGCTGATATCATATCAAAGTTGATGAAGAAGTAGACATAATTTCTacccaattaatttttttttcatgtaattcatttagaaaaaaatagcacataaaaagagaaatttcaaaataattatctagatgAAATTCACTGTATACTTTCAATGGACATACTTTTCTAGGGAAAATAACGACTTGAAATGATCCGAATTAAATGTAAAAACagcaaaatataatatttagaCAAAGAAAATCATTAGACAAAAATACCTTTTAACACATTAACAAAGTTACtaaaaatttctttttattcgtaaaataaaaaaaatatagatacgattaatcaaataaaatgtaaaagctCAAAagcaaattatatatatatatatgtatattaggGATAATACTACTAAAAAATTGTCAAATTGTGATGGAATATTGTGATGGAAATATTTCCGTCGCCAATTTACAACGGATTTTCGTCACTAAAAGTTTCGTCAAAGTTTGAGACGAAAATTTAAGATGGAATCAAATTTTCCGTGAATATGAATTGGCGGGAGAATTCCCGTGATCATGCGTGACAGAGTGCGAGACAGAAATTATTCCATCCACTACAGGAAAAACACCTTTTGGCAACGTCTGAAGTTGTTACCAAAAATATGTTTGGCAACGAATTTTCATTTTGCGAAACGATTTTTGCTAGTTATGGCAAAAGGCATTACGAAAGGGTCCCATAACGACATACGGTTGTTGCCAATAACACTTATTTCGTAACAATATCCTTTGTTCCGAAATATAAGTTGTTGCCAAATCTAGGATACATAACCAGGAATAATATTCTTGTTTTGCAACGACGGAGGTGGttgttatatatatttcatattttgcAACAAGCTCTGTCATTGCCAATAAATACTTAAATGGTAACAACTTCAGACGTTGGAAAATTAATGTTTATGGAAATAATTGTTGTCGTTGCCTATCTGGCATTAATTGTAACAACATTGTCGTTAGCAAACAAGTGCTCAACAGCAGAACTTGTATCCATAAATACTTTTCTTCAATTACAATTAGAATTTGTTGTCATAAACTTAATATTTGACAACAACTTAtcgttgcaaaaaaaaaaaaaaaaatatatatatatatataagtacaATTGCTTATAGAAATCATAATTAACTAGATAAttaatgtctttaacttgttgGGAATTGGATTTTTCTTGTAAAACTTAAATATGCTGTAAGTTCCAACAACTAAAGCAGTAATaagtaataattaataaaaatgttTTGACATTATTGTCATGACTTTCTACTCTATCCAACAcggcttcctcctcctccttcttccatattcttttcttttctacCATTTTCTAACAAAATTTTCTTCTGAAACTCACTTTCCATCCCAACATTGCAGCAATAGCTCTACTCTTCTTATCCATTTGCTTACCCAAAAATTACAGTAACATTTCAAACTTTATTGTGAAAACACAACAAAAACCCAAAAGATATTCTGCGAATAAGCAGTTGCCATGGCTGGAGGGGCTCCAGCCATGGCATCCATTGGCAGAGCCAGGGAGGAAAACCCCTCTCTGGGGTTTTTCGATGGGGCCGGAGGGTCGTCCGACCGTCCCTGCCCCTGTTTTCACTTAGTTATATATTAagatcactcaacttcaaaaactgacttaaaattaattcaccCCAACTCAGTTCAAAGCATTTAGGAAGACATGTTCTCATCCACTAATAAAACATCTAAGTTAATTAACTAGTtacacaagatataaatgagaaGAGATTAAAGACCTGAAATTAGGGCATTTTGTGGTAGGTTTTTTAGATGAGATTTGGGgatttatctattttttagaAACACAAAAGGGGAAACATGAAATCCTGAAACAAATCATAAAACCAAACAACTTAAAACACACAATCAATTGAAAAATACctgtaaatataaaaaattggagGAGAGAGCTTCTGAGAAAACGTCACTTTGAATCACCAGCACTTCGAACACCGGCACTTTGAATCACCAAAACTTTGAATCATCGTCACTCTCCCAGGAAAGTACCCAGATTTTTATTCACCGGAATCACTGTCACTCTCCGAGAAATTTACTTcctgatgcgcctcacggcaatcgcaccgcaaggctcactaagggataagtgtatcccgtcgttatcaagtaataaaatctggacaagtccagatatcaaatccacatgatttattccttcaagtatcgagctacttgatctcaggtgttatctaggctatggggggtttgaattggttttgattaaattaccctactcctaattaagttacttctactcctatctaagttattctactcctaggtcATCTTTTACCGATGTAATTATCTGAAGGGACATGAGGTGATaggataataatgaaaataaattatttagacaacagaataaaaacctaatttaagtcacttgtgtctgaggagattaaccctacctatcctcccgaggtacctagttcgtgattcccttgtaaggtcgaaactagctctaaggctcagcaatttgggtttaatcttctataggatcgtcaatcctataggcactgactaggtcagattcagctcgcaatatgtgccaacttgattttgggattatcgaatgagttaaaccaatcagacaaagcgtaagacaaagatttaagcagtagaacaattgaataaacaaaactataatatatattaaagatgaaaagtattatcatgaagatacaatgagcctaggattctaACAtagatcagaggctagacagaatataaaaaaagaagaaaaatccctttcagggaacctgtctaccaatgcaggcgtcttcctagcacttaaggatggaacttgagcattcctcgatgaacggagcttcggaggtgtcttcaatggaggttgaaggagatggaggaggtggagaggatttctcaaggtggaagctagggtttttacaaaagataaaagatgtttAATTTACAGTAAAAAGATCCTATTTATAGTTGTGTTTGAGTCCCGATGCTGATTGGATTTGTTTCCTATTGCATGTGGGAGAGTCGGGACGCAATCATGGAgtcgtggggccgggaatcagtcaaaagactgattcccaaggcgcagctcgccgagctggcctcTAGCAGCCAGCTCGGCGCGAGGCCGAGCTGGAAAACAGCTCGCCGAACTGGCCTTCAAAGGCCATTTTTGCGCTCTATACATGCCCAATTCACCGAGTGACTGCCGAGGGTCCCCGAGATGCGATTTTTGACCGAAATTGATCccgttttaacctgcacacgcacataaactccaaacaatgttagtccaaaggctaaattgacccaccaatcgTTAGATTTGAGTGAAAACTCTGTTTAGTGAGGcctttggtggatcaattagccataataaataattgaaagttaacgtacatgctattttggcgATATTTGTCCAAAACAATTAGAAAACGACCTCAAACTACAAAAAGTGAACACGACGCATACAAAACACAACTATTACCcacacatgcataaaaataCAAGATTTGCTCACTTATTGtaggaaaactaaactaaactagcctaaaaaccgtacctaaagatagggttttttgacccctatcacttcCCTTCCACCGATTATAGAGGTGGAAGAGGAAAGTTTAGAGTTACAGACAcagataattgatttttttggtgGATGATTTAGGGTTTCAGAtatgagcaaaaaaaaaaaaagacgcAGATAATTGATAAGGATAGGGTTAAGTAGGAGgggtttcttttttattattaattttttcacTTCTACGCGGGCATAATTCAGGACTACATAATAATatcaattaatattattttttaataaatctaatATTGTTCTTCTGCAACGATACAGCCTGAAGCTAAACATTTTCAAATTTACGCAACAAAAAACCATTGTTGTTAtaaatattttccttttctGCAACCAACAAATTGTTGCCAAATTTTTGGAGGGAGAGTAGAAAAGacctaatttactttatttcggAAAATTCTTGCTAAACATATATCATTATTATAACAACAACATTATTGCCAAACTAAATATCTTTTTTAAAAAACCCACTCAGTAAATGTTTTAGGAGAAGTATATATTAATGAATTGCATGCttttttaattgattaaataACTGCTTTCACAACAATCGTGTTTTGTAGCCATACAACTGTTTATTTACAGCTATGAAAATATTGTTGCCAAATTTCGTAAAAAAATTCACAACTTCCGCCTTCTAAAAGTTTTGGAGGGAGGGCATGGGGGAATATGTATTAATTTTAATCGAATAATTATCTTTCACAACAACACATTTGTAGCCATATATAGTTTATTAACTCTAACAACCAGAATTGTTGCTATAAAAAGTTTATTCTACGACTACAACACCGATGTTGCCAAAATTAATCATTTTCGGGACAAAGCCCGCCAAACCAATTTTTTGGAGGGAGAATTGGTAGAAAGATTATTAATAtacatattaattttttaattaattgaataaacaaCTTTAGCAACAATTTGTTGAGTTGCAcaaagttttttatttaaagcAACGTGGAGTTTTTGTTACTGTAAATAGTAAAATATAGAGTAACAAATATCTTGTTACCAAAACTATTAGCATCTATCGATCCCCAAAACTTACCAAGGGGGGATAGCGAGTCATTTATAGTAACAAACTTTAGTAATGACCGAAGATATCACGTTACCAAAAGTAATTATTGGcaacaactttttattttgttgcaaAATGTTGTTGCCAAAAagcaattttcttgtagtggtcATAGTGCATTGATATTTTTAGAGGCGTATTTATCCATTCAGTCACAATGGAAAagtatttttacaattttattttatctaaaatattaaataaaactaattttaaaaaattaaaaaagccaaaaatatatgtatatggttttataaaataactataagaattttaatttttttaacattaacattacttataaaaatattattaaaaaatattaacatAGAATTAAcatgaacaaaattaaattaaattaaattttgattaaaaaaaataaaaaataaatttaaattgaaTTTAGATTTTCAATTTCTGATTTTACCCTTCACTGTCACTGGCCTAATAACACCTGATATGGGCATTTATGTACTTAGCACAAGAATAGAAGAACGACGTCACATAGATCACGTCCACTCCTATCATTTTCCACCAATATTTTAAGGTTTCCTTATCTTTCTTTTCATTTCATTCCAGCTCCCTTTCTCTCACTGTTGTTTCCGCTGCCTCTTCCCCTTTCTATCGTTTTCACATCTTTCATGGGAGTAACATATGTCAATTATGGCATAAGCTTAAAAATGTGAACGAAGctcttaaaaatttaaataggcTAGAGtttgctaattttttttaaaaagattaaGGAGCATTATTAAAGGTGGAGGAAATTCAGAGTAGACTAGCTCATGATCATAGGAATTGGGATATGTTAATTAAGGAAAGGAATTTAGTGTCTTAATTGGTTTTGCTGTTAATAGCCAGAAGGGAAAAGATATTTGGTTAGCATTGGAGGACATGAATATCAGCTTTTACATTATTAACATATTTGCAAATATTTGAGCATGTCAAATTTGTTGGAAAtgcaaataaaattttaattcttctgAAATAATGTCCAAATTTACAGTTTGTgatattatatttgtttttatatGATTTCCTCATGATTTTTGGATCTTTTCACACAACTTTACAAGgtaaatatattattgaaatATCCGTCATGAAATTCCGTCATAAAAAACGTCAGCGAAATCTGCGTCGATCAATATAACCACGGTTTTGTTCCGTCTTAAATCCGTCCGTA comes from the Euphorbia lathyris chromosome 5, ddEupLath1.1, whole genome shotgun sequence genome and includes:
- the LOC136229888 gene encoding GDSL esterase/lipase At2g23540, whose protein sequence is MALKTLVFVVFIITNLRFYVANGDDNNTLGASFIFGDSLVDAGNNNYLQTLSKADIRPNGIDFTASGGTPTGRYTNGRTIGDIVGEELGIPNYAIPFLAPNATGKAILYGVNYASGGGGILNATGRIFVNRIGMDIQVDNFNTTRKQFDKLLGASKARDYMMKKSIFSITVGANDFLNNYLLPVLSVGARITETPDAFIDDMLSHLKDQLTRLYRLDARKFVLGNVGPIGCIPYQKTINQLKENECVDLANNMALQYNAKLKDLLAQLTDTLPGSTFVHANVYDLVMELITNYDKYGFTTATRACCGNGGQFAGIIPCGPTSSMCADRTKHVFWDPYHPSEAANLMLAKQLLDGDEKYISPVNLRQLRNL